A window from Aerococcus sp. Group 1 encodes these proteins:
- the pdxS gene encoding pyridoxal 5'-phosphate synthase lyase subunit PdxS has translation MTKTQYELNQALAQMLKGGVIMDVTTPEQARIAEAAGAAAVMALERIPADIRAAGGVSRMSDPKMIKGIQEAVSIPVMAKVRIGHFVEAQILEAIEIDYIDESEVLSPADDVYHIDKTAFKVPFVCGARDLGEALRRIEEGASMIRTKGEPGTGDVVQAVRHLRKINAQIRQVASLAEDELYEAAKQLQVPYHLIQYVHDHGKLPVVNFSAGGVATPADAALMMQLGAEGVFVGSGIFKSGDPAKRASAIVQAVTNYQDAQLIAQLSEDLGEAMVGINPSEIQIIMEERGQ, from the coding sequence ATGACAAAGACACAATATGAATTAAACCAAGCCCTAGCTCAGATGTTGAAGGGTGGGGTGATTATGGATGTTACCACACCAGAACAAGCCCGGATTGCTGAAGCAGCAGGTGCAGCAGCGGTTATGGCCCTGGAACGGATTCCAGCTGATATCCGAGCAGCCGGTGGGGTTTCCCGGATGAGTGATCCTAAAATGATTAAGGGTATCCAAGAAGCAGTTTCCATCCCGGTTATGGCCAAGGTTCGCATCGGTCACTTTGTGGAAGCTCAGATTCTCGAAGCCATTGAAATTGACTATATCGATGAATCCGAAGTTCTCTCGCCAGCAGATGATGTTTACCATATTGATAAGACCGCCTTCAAGGTACCTTTTGTTTGTGGGGCCCGTGATTTAGGGGAAGCTTTGCGCCGGATTGAAGAGGGAGCTTCTATGATTCGGACCAAGGGGGAACCTGGCACAGGCGACGTGGTCCAAGCCGTCCGTCACTTACGTAAGATTAATGCCCAAATTCGTCAAGTTGCTTCCCTAGCAGAAGATGAGCTCTATGAAGCCGCAAAACAACTTCAAGTGCCTTATCATTTAATCCAATATGTCCATGATCACGGGAAATTACCAGTAGTGAACTTTTCCGCTGGGGGGGTAGCTACCCCAGCGGATGCCGCTTTAATGATGCAATTAGGGGCGGAAGGAGTCTTTGTTGGTTCCGGAATCTTCAAGTCAGGAGATCCCGCTAAGCGGGCCAGTGCCATCGTTCAAGCGGTCACCAACTACCAAGATGCCCAATTAATTGCCCAACTATCCGAAGACTTGGGTGAAGCCATGGTCGGGATTAATCCGAGCGAGATCCAAATTATTATGGAAGAGCGAGGCCAGTAA
- the pdxT gene encoding pyridoxal 5'-phosphate synthase glutaminase subunit PdxT: MTIGVLALQGAFIEHEDILRHLGAQVKEIRQLKDLDDIDGLVLPGGESTVQGQLLEKLGLLEPVRQLIQDGLPTLATCAGLILLADNIANDTNRYLGTLPVTVKRNAYGRQLGSFATQSQVGPLSDYPAVFIRAPYVADYGQDVQVLAQVDGKVVGVEYENQIGLAFHPELTQDYRIHQYFLQKVEDFKQAATK, translated from the coding sequence ATGACAATCGGTGTACTCGCCCTCCAAGGGGCCTTCATTGAACACGAAGATATCCTCCGCCACTTAGGGGCTCAAGTAAAAGAGATTCGTCAACTAAAAGACTTGGATGATATTGATGGCCTCGTCCTACCAGGAGGAGAAAGTACGGTCCAGGGGCAATTGCTGGAAAAGTTAGGTCTATTAGAACCCGTGCGTCAGTTGATCCAAGATGGCCTACCAACCCTAGCTACCTGTGCTGGCTTAATTCTTCTAGCCGACAACATAGCCAACGACACTAATCGTTACCTAGGGACCTTACCCGTGACTGTGAAGCGGAATGCCTATGGCCGTCAACTAGGCAGTTTTGCCACTCAAAGTCAAGTGGGCCCTCTTAGTGACTACCCGGCAGTTTTTATCCGGGCCCCTTATGTTGCTGACTATGGTCAAGATGTTCAAGTTCTGGCCCAAGTGGATGGTAAGGTGGTTGGAGTTGAATATGAAAATCAAATTGGTCTAGCCTTTCATCCCGAGCTTACCCAGGATTACCGTATCCACCAGTACTTTCTTCAAAAAGTGGAAGACTTTAAGCAAGCAGCCACAAAATAA
- a CDS encoding threonine/serine exporter family protein, which yields MFTIIEQFVLSFFGTVAFSTIINVPKRALIYCGLTGASGWMTYYFFMSWFGDLIVANFMAAIVIGIIYIYLSRKLRLPVIILNTPAILPLVPGNAAYLFIRYAVEGNYQLSVSYLMDVFKVSGAIVFGFMFVNLAEQQIRRQRQDRARRRLKKKAAKEKAEKMKMAKS from the coding sequence ATGTTTACCATTATTGAACAATTTGTCCTCTCCTTTTTCGGGACGGTCGCCTTTTCCACCATTATTAACGTCCCTAAGCGGGCTTTGATTTATTGTGGCTTAACGGGAGCCAGTGGTTGGATGACCTACTACTTTTTTATGTCCTGGTTTGGGGACTTAATCGTCGCTAACTTCATGGCCGCTATCGTTATCGGGATCATCTATATTTACCTCTCGCGCAAGCTGCGCTTACCGGTGATTATTTTGAATACTCCCGCTATTCTGCCCTTGGTTCCTGGTAATGCGGCCTATCTCTTTATCCGCTATGCCGTAGAAGGCAATTATCAGTTAAGTGTCTCCTACCTGATGGACGTTTTCAAGGTTTCCGGAGCCATTGTTTTTGGTTTTATGTTTGTTAACCTGGCTGAACAACAAATTCGCCGTCAACGCCAGGACCGGGCCCGCCGGCGTTTAAAGAAAAAAGCGGCCAAAGAAAAGGCCGAAAAAATGAAAATGGCTAAGTCTTAG
- a CDS encoding threonine/serine exporter family protein — protein MVAIIEEQNHLLLSTCLLAGNIMMESGSESYRVEDTMQRIAQNSHRFDTASYVTNTAVFMSLNKHSDMQMVLVKKTSTDLAKIDDTNQLSRSYAEGKLNLEELYQALQAVDKQEKTFPFSVQLLAAGAASAAFMLMIDSTNYWDIGFAFAIAIIGFAISEYCKVKFEITFLSDFFATTVIGFLALSLNRLGLVNNLDSLITGCIMPLLPGLAITGALRDLFARQLISGMVQAVNAILIAIVLGVGIALTLQWLG, from the coding sequence ATGGTAGCCATCATCGAAGAACAAAACCACTTACTTTTATCCACTTGTTTACTGGCCGGTAATATCATGATGGAATCGGGTTCCGAATCCTACCGGGTCGAAGATACTATGCAACGGATCGCCCAAAACAGCCACCGTTTCGATACCGCCTCCTATGTCACCAACACGGCCGTCTTTATGAGCTTAAATAAGCACTCAGACATGCAAATGGTCCTAGTCAAAAAGACCTCCACCGACTTAGCCAAAATTGATGACACCAACCAACTTTCCCGCTCTTACGCTGAAGGAAAACTTAACCTGGAAGAACTCTACCAGGCCTTACAAGCCGTAGATAAACAGGAAAAGACCTTCCCCTTTAGTGTGCAATTATTGGCTGCGGGAGCTGCTAGTGCTGCCTTTATGCTAATGATTGACTCAACCAACTACTGGGATATTGGTTTTGCCTTTGCCATTGCGATCATCGGCTTTGCTATTTCTGAATACTGCAAGGTAAAATTTGAAATTACCTTCCTCAGTGACTTTTTTGCGACTACCGTCATCGGATTTTTAGCCCTGTCCCTAAACCGCCTAGGCCTGGTCAATAACCTGGACTCCTTGATCACGGGCTGTATCATGCCTCTCCTTCCTGGACTGGCCATTACTGGTGCCCTCCGTGACCTCTTTGCCCGCCAGTTAATTTCGGGCATGGTCCAAGCAGTTAACGCCATCTTAATTGCCATTGTGCTGGGTGTTGGTATTGCCCTCACCCTGCAATGGTTAGGTTAG
- a CDS encoding DUF975 family protein, giving the protein MEKLALPNRAIRQAEKEITPISLKPLLADFAIILILSAVVSSITDFTLARFQSSGNSIELVNTLISTLVFALLSYGMTWGLVDAAKTHTPYQALSIFRPFKKNFWHNTWTSLLSQIVNIVVIWLMSLLAAFALVIIAALVLGSEDAWLLVVLVGGGLLIALIAYWVNISLAMTPILLKEEPDRGAFQVIKNSWRLMRGNRWRYFCLMLSYKWIAYLLIFISIVVAIGVTVATNRINVAGLGFLGFVLFFAVALFIVFVSVYYGLRSKVAAAVFYQARLEQERGIIEGQFN; this is encoded by the coding sequence ATGGAAAAATTAGCGCTCCCCAATCGAGCGATCCGTCAAGCAGAAAAGGAAATTACCCCCATCAGTCTCAAGCCTTTACTGGCTGACTTTGCTATCATCCTTATTCTTAGCGCCGTGGTCTCATCGATCACTGACTTTACGCTTGCCCGCTTCCAGTCTTCAGGGAATTCTATTGAATTAGTCAACACCCTGATTTCTACCCTAGTCTTCGCCCTATTGAGTTATGGCATGACCTGGGGCCTGGTCGATGCAGCGAAAACCCACACCCCCTACCAGGCTTTGAGTATCTTCCGGCCCTTTAAGAAGAATTTCTGGCATAATACCTGGACCAGCCTCCTATCGCAGATAGTCAATATTGTTGTGATTTGGCTAATGTCCCTATTGGCAGCCTTCGCCTTGGTTATTATCGCCGCTTTAGTCTTGGGCTCGGAAGATGCTTGGCTCTTAGTGGTCCTGGTTGGTGGCGGACTTTTGATCGCTTTAATTGCTTATTGGGTCAATATTAGTTTAGCTATGACCCCTATTTTGTTAAAGGAAGAGCCAGACAGGGGCGCCTTCCAAGTCATCAAAAATAGCTGGCGGCTCATGAGAGGCAACCGCTGGAGATATTTCTGCTTGATGCTTAGCTATAAATGGATCGCTTATTTGCTTATCTTCATCTCTATAGTTGTGGCTATTGGAGTAACTGTCGCCACCAACCGGATAAACGTGGCTGGATTAGGTTTCTTGGGCTTTGTTCTCTTCTTTGCTGTCGCCCTCTTCATCGTGTTCGTTTCTGTTTACTATGGACTGCGTTCGAAAGTAGCCGCTGCAGTCTTCTACCAAGCCCGGCTCGAACAAGAACGCGGTATTATCGAAGGCCAATTTAACTAA
- a CDS encoding NADPH-dependent FMN reductase: MTKYGVVLGSIRKNSFSEAIAKGIVKGLPEDAEVTFIETADLPLYSQDYDEAPEQPKEYTRFREEVKAQDAIIFVTPEHNRSVPASLKNAIDLGSRPYGSSVWEGKPALVASQSPAGIGGAIANHTLRQSLVFLDMPVMQQPELYIGNSANFIGDNGEITAEDTQEFLANAGKAFAEFAAKFV, encoded by the coding sequence ATGACTAAATATGGTGTTGTTTTAGGTTCAATCCGTAAAAACTCATTCTCAGAAGCTATTGCCAAAGGGATCGTCAAAGGCTTACCTGAAGATGCAGAAGTTACCTTCATCGAAACCGCTGACCTGCCTCTCTATAGCCAAGACTATGATGAAGCGCCAGAACAACCTAAGGAATACACACGTTTCCGTGAAGAAGTAAAAGCTCAAGACGCCATTATCTTCGTTACTCCAGAACATAACCGTTCTGTACCAGCTAGCTTGAAGAATGCCATTGACTTAGGTTCTCGTCCATACGGCTCTAGTGTTTGGGAAGGGAAACCAGCTCTTGTGGCTTCTCAATCTCCAGCTGGAATTGGTGGCGCGATTGCTAACCACACCCTCCGTCAATCCTTAGTCTTCTTAGACATGCCAGTGATGCAACAACCTGAATTATACATTGGTAACTCAGCTAACTTCATCGGTGACAATGGTGAAATTACTGCCGAAGATACCCAAGAATTCTTAGCTAATGCGGGTAAAGCTTTCGCTGAATTCGCTGCAAAATTTGTTTAA
- a CDS encoding Y-family DNA polymerase: MKRFDYAFDYSQEPKHDVMCIDMKSFFASVECVARQLDPLTAELVVMSRAEADGGLVLAASPAVKAKYGLKTGSRLFEFPRHHNIQIVPPNMSRYIEINLDINEIFLNYVAPEDLHIYSIDESFLDVSYSHKLFGSNEDIARRIQADVYQAFGITATVGMGDNPLLAKLCLDNSAKHSPPYIDYWSYDSIPETVWKIEPLRDFWGIAKGLERRLNRLGIYTVEELAHADVYLLQKRLGIIGVELLEHANGIDHSIIREKYVPSSRSFGKSQILQRDYTDPYQVAIIIREMGSDIAARLRQHHLLAGQVSLSIGYSHEVLDRGFRHQVPIDPTDRPEDLNHVWTEIFRLYYEDGQPIRQIALSASKFQEKVGIQLSLFEDPERTLQKERLYDTMQKIHDHYGPSSLFYANSLVDGATGLERNKLIGGHQA, translated from the coding sequence ATGAAACGTTTTGACTATGCATTTGATTATAGCCAGGAGCCCAAACATGACGTCATGTGTATCGACATGAAGTCTTTTTTTGCCAGCGTCGAATGTGTGGCTCGGCAACTCGACCCCCTGACAGCAGAGTTAGTTGTCATGTCGCGGGCAGAAGCCGATGGTGGATTGGTTCTAGCCGCTAGCCCTGCGGTTAAGGCCAAATATGGTTTGAAAACCGGGTCCCGGCTCTTTGAATTTCCCCGCCATCACAACATTCAAATTGTTCCTCCCAATATGAGCCGCTATATTGAAATTAATTTGGACATTAATGAGATCTTCTTGAATTACGTTGCCCCTGAAGACCTCCATATCTATAGTATTGATGAGAGTTTTCTGGATGTTTCCTATAGTCACAAGTTATTTGGTAGTAATGAAGACATTGCTCGCCGGATTCAAGCCGATGTCTACCAGGCCTTTGGAATTACTGCCACAGTTGGAATGGGGGACAACCCCCTCCTAGCTAAATTGTGCTTGGATAATTCAGCCAAGCATTCTCCGCCTTATATTGACTACTGGTCCTATGACTCGATTCCGGAAACGGTTTGGAAGATTGAGCCGCTCAGGGATTTCTGGGGGATAGCCAAGGGTTTGGAGCGGCGTTTGAACCGCTTAGGTATTTATACGGTAGAAGAATTGGCCCATGCCGATGTTTATCTCCTGCAGAAGCGCTTAGGCATTATTGGTGTGGAGCTCCTGGAACACGCCAATGGGATTGACCACAGTATTATCCGTGAGAAGTATGTGCCTTCCTCACGCTCCTTTGGTAAAAGTCAGATCCTCCAGCGCGACTATACCGACCCCTACCAAGTGGCCATCATTATTCGCGAGATGGGCAGTGACATTGCGGCCCGTTTACGCCAGCACCATTTGTTAGCGGGCCAGGTCTCTCTATCCATCGGTTACTCTCATGAGGTCCTTGACCGTGGCTTTCGCCATCAAGTGCCCATTGACCCCACTGACCGGCCCGAAGACCTTAACCACGTCTGGACGGAAATCTTCCGCCTCTACTATGAGGATGGCCAACCTATCCGTCAAATTGCCCTCAGCGCCAGTAAATTCCAAGAAAAAGTGGGCATCCAGCTCAGTCTCTTTGAAGATCCGGAACGGACTCTCCAGAAGGAACGCCTCTATGACACCATGCAAAAAATTCATGACCACTATGGGCCCAGTTCTCTCTTCTATGCCAATAGCTTAGTTGACGGGGCAACCGGTCTGGAGCGGAATAAGTTGATCGGTGGTCACCAGGCTTAA
- a CDS encoding LPXTG cell wall anchor domain-containing protein: MQKDFNRTKAFLANVFTAVVFFFLAGGSQVEAATYYSQSLPQTGAQVTRTALIVGVILLLVGGFFFFRNRKNKNSYTSLVHSSIEEVSVKTNTSDDKPVSAEHLRNLELW; this comes from the coding sequence ATGCAAAAAGATTTCAATCGGACAAAAGCATTTCTAGCGAATGTCTTCACAGCAGTGGTCTTTTTCTTCTTAGCTGGGGGAAGCCAGGTAGAAGCAGCGACTTATTACAGCCAAAGCCTGCCGCAAACTGGGGCCCAAGTGACCAGAACTGCCCTAATCGTTGGGGTTATCTTACTACTTGTGGGCGGATTTTTCTTCTTCCGCAACCGGAAAAACAAAAATAGCTACACCAGTCTAGTCCACAGTTCTATTGAAGAGGTATCGGTAAAAACGAACACTAGTGATGATAAACCGGTATCAGCCGAACACTTGCGAAATCTTGAGCTCTGGTGA
- a CDS encoding MetQ/NlpA family ABC transporter substrate-binding protein, protein MKKWQKALVTSAVSLFALAGCGANSSGEGDANKETTVKLGVVGDDTRDWDTVQERLKDEGIDLEYVKFSDYNQPNKALEEGEIDLNAFQHQVFLDKFNEQFGTDLVSIGNTVVAPLGIYSHKIKDLSELQDGATVSIPNDVTNGGRAIILLESAGLIEVDDAAGITPTVDDITSNPKNLKIEEMDAAQTPRTLNDVDIALINSGYAVDAGLEPQDAIFSEPVDERSKPYVNIVVARQEDKDNPTYKKIIDTYQTDETEQVIKEKSNGANVAAWELFGRN, encoded by the coding sequence ATGAAGAAATGGCAAAAAGCATTAGTAACCAGCGCAGTAAGTCTCTTCGCCTTGGCCGGTTGCGGAGCCAATAGTAGCGGCGAGGGTGATGCTAATAAGGAAACCACAGTCAAACTCGGTGTGGTTGGGGATGACACCCGTGACTGGGATACCGTCCAAGAACGTCTCAAGGATGAAGGGATCGATCTTGAATACGTTAAATTCTCTGACTATAACCAACCTAACAAGGCCTTAGAAGAGGGGGAAATCGACCTCAATGCCTTCCAACACCAAGTTTTCTTAGATAAATTCAATGAACAATTCGGCACTGATTTAGTATCGATTGGAAACACCGTCGTGGCGCCCCTAGGGATCTACTCTCATAAGATTAAGGACCTGTCGGAATTACAGGACGGAGCCACCGTTTCCATTCCTAATGACGTGACCAATGGGGGACGGGCCATTATCCTCTTGGAATCTGCTGGCCTTATTGAGGTTGATGACGCAGCTGGAATAACCCCAACGGTAGATGACATTACTTCCAATCCTAAAAACCTAAAGATTGAAGAAATGGATGCTGCTCAAACCCCACGGACCTTAAATGATGTGGATATTGCCTTAATCAATAGTGGTTATGCAGTGGATGCCGGTTTAGAACCCCAAGACGCTATCTTCAGTGAACCAGTCGATGAACGGTCTAAACCTTATGTCAACATCGTGGTTGCTCGCCAAGAAGATAAGGACAACCCTACCTATAAGAAGATTATCGATACCTACCAAACCGATGAAACCGAACAGGTCATTAAGGAAAAATCTAATGGCGCTAACGTTGCCGCTTGGGAACTATTTGGCCGCAACTAG
- a CDS encoding M20 family metallopeptidase: MSTSDKKALQESIKNYVKENLVTYQDNALKIHANPETSNHEYYAQEILTDQLEKEGFTVKKDVAGHPTGFDARYQSENEGPTLVYLAEFDALPDIGHGCGHNLFGNYSILAAAALKQVIDQVGGEIRVYGTPGEEGGENGSAKESFVREGFLDDVDAALCVHPGGETSPSGHLYANDPVDIEFFGKSAHATANPEDGISALEPLILTFNGIDALRLHLHDDVSIHGVILDGGKAANVIPDYCRGRFYIRAYNRHTLDQVREKVKKIAEGAAHATGAELKFGLFQNKVDDMIITPSFDEVFFSHAEEVGLDLDSVKEADSQAHGSSDVGNISYVVPTIQPFLAISEEPVPGHSTELVAAAKSAKGLDSIRIAASLLALTGLDLILDPDKLAQIKADHQAALAKGN, from the coding sequence ATGAGTACAAGTGATAAAAAGGCGCTCCAAGAAAGCATTAAGAATTATGTCAAGGAAAACTTAGTCACTTACCAAGACAACGCCCTAAAAATCCACGCTAACCCCGAAACCAGTAACCATGAATACTATGCCCAAGAAATTTTAACCGACCAGCTGGAAAAAGAAGGCTTCACTGTGAAAAAAGATGTCGCCGGTCATCCCACCGGTTTTGATGCCCGCTATCAAAGTGAAAATGAAGGTCCCACCCTGGTTTACTTGGCTGAATTTGACGCCTTGCCGGATATAGGTCACGGCTGTGGTCACAATCTCTTTGGTAATTATTCCATTCTGGCAGCAGCGGCCCTAAAACAAGTGATTGATCAGGTAGGTGGCGAAATCCGTGTCTACGGGACTCCTGGTGAAGAAGGGGGCGAAAATGGCTCAGCTAAGGAGAGCTTTGTCCGTGAAGGCTTCTTGGATGATGTTGACGCAGCCCTCTGTGTCCACCCTGGAGGGGAAACCAGCCCCAGTGGCCACCTCTATGCCAATGACCCTGTCGATATTGAGTTCTTTGGCAAGTCGGCCCATGCGACGGCTAACCCAGAAGACGGGATTTCAGCCTTAGAACCGCTCATTCTCACCTTCAATGGGATCGATGCCTTGCGTCTCCACCTCCATGATGACGTCAGCATCCACGGGGTGATTCTCGATGGTGGTAAAGCGGCCAATGTGATTCCTGATTATTGCCGGGGACGTTTCTATATTCGTGCCTATAACCGCCACACCCTGGATCAAGTTAGGGAGAAGGTCAAGAAAATTGCTGAAGGAGCTGCCCATGCCACAGGTGCTGAATTGAAATTTGGTCTCTTCCAAAACAAGGTCGATGATATGATTATTACCCCATCCTTTGACGAAGTCTTCTTCAGCCATGCCGAGGAAGTTGGCCTAGACCTGGATTCGGTCAAAGAAGCCGATAGCCAAGCCCACGGGTCCTCTGATGTAGGCAATATTTCCTATGTGGTGCCCACTATCCAACCCTTCTTAGCCATTTCGGAAGAACCGGTGCCTGGTCACTCAACAGAATTAGTAGCAGCAGCCAAGTCAGCTAAGGGTCTGGACTCCATCCGGATAGCTGCCAGCTTATTAGCCTTAACTGGCTTGGATCTGATTCTCGATCCAGACAAATTAGCCCAAATTAAAGCTGACCACCAAGCCGCCCTAGCTAAAGGGAATTAG